One window of Halorussus sp. MSC15.2 genomic DNA carries:
- a CDS encoding inositol monophosphatase codes for MTDDAEERLAVAKRAAREGSEVAAESFRQGIDVETKSGKTDVVTEADRRTQRRVIEVIREEYPDDAIVGEEEDELKAVPDEGDAWVIDPIDGTNNYVRSIPVWTTSVAAVRDGDPVAAVNDCPALDDTFVAGADGVRRDGEAVSVSERTDPETFAVSPTFWWDFDRRDEYAEVCRELVERFADIRRFGSAQVTLGMVAAGSLEGAVTNVDPNPWDTVAGVHMVRQAGGTVTDRHGDPWRHDSESLVASNGEAHEQFLGALENVA; via the coding sequence ATGACCGACGACGCCGAAGAGCGCCTCGCCGTGGCCAAGCGCGCCGCGCGCGAGGGGAGCGAAGTCGCCGCCGAGAGTTTCCGTCAGGGCATCGACGTCGAGACCAAGTCCGGCAAGACCGACGTGGTGACCGAGGCTGACCGCCGGACGCAGCGCCGGGTCATCGAGGTCATCCGCGAGGAGTACCCCGACGACGCCATCGTCGGCGAGGAGGAGGACGAGTTGAAGGCGGTGCCCGACGAGGGCGACGCGTGGGTCATCGACCCCATCGACGGGACGAACAACTACGTCCGGTCGATTCCGGTCTGGACGACCAGCGTCGCGGCGGTCCGTGACGGCGACCCCGTGGCGGCGGTCAACGACTGTCCCGCGCTCGACGACACGTTCGTCGCGGGGGCCGACGGCGTCCGTCGCGACGGCGAGGCGGTGTCGGTCAGCGAGCGGACCGACCCCGAGACGTTCGCCGTCTCGCCGACCTTCTGGTGGGACTTCGACCGCCGAGACGAGTACGCCGAGGTCTGCCGCGAACTCGTCGAACGGTTCGCCGACATCCGGCGGTTCGGGTCGGCGCAGGTCACGCTAGGTATGGTCGCTGCCGGGTCGCTGGAGGGCGCGGTGACGAACGTGGACCCGAACCCGTGGGACACCGTGGCCGGCGTCCACATGGTCCGGCAGGCGGGCGGCACCGTGACCGACCGCCACGGCGACCCGTGGCGACACGACTCCGAGAGCCTCGTCGCCTCGAACGGCGAGGCGCACGAGCAGTTCCTCGGCGCGCTCGAGAACGTCGCCTGA
- a CDS encoding YcaO-like family protein: MSTPTVGLVGAGPAIDAVTAALADVRAETVECDPERVAAADFAVVVGETGGDEFVAANRAARDAGTPWLAVELGGVGGHAIANVDAAVSGFAPATACWQCLRTRVAANRGDETGRSDGDGSGVEITAASARYAGALAGRETATLLSGGESAALGGVVEVPHAERTLLPVPGCDVCGETSSGDPGSDSDIHREYAATELEDALSRAEQAVDERVGVVSSIGEAESFPTPYYLAELADTTGFSDAQAAERAAGVSDDWNEALMKALGEALERYAAGVYRTAAFETARPADLDSAVGPAAFVGPDGWSNPTADDSIAWVEGENLRTGEPTRLPAEFVHFPPPEVRYKPSITTGLGLGSSTVEALLSGLYEVLERDATMLAWYSTFEPLELAVESEQFETLRSRARAENLDVTALLVTQDVDVPVVAVAVHRDGEWPRFAVGSDADLDPDAAAGSALAEALQNWMELRSMGEDDAADADGAIGRYADFPEAAREFVATDTAIPSASVGPSDLPAGAAELDAVLDRLVDADLSAYAARLTTRDVEQLEFEAVRVLVPEAQPLFTGETFFGERARRVPAEMGFEFRPDRDLHPYP; encoded by the coding sequence ATGAGTACACCGACCGTCGGACTCGTCGGCGCGGGTCCGGCAATCGACGCCGTGACGGCGGCGCTCGCCGACGTCCGGGCCGAAACCGTCGAGTGCGACCCGGAGCGCGTCGCGGCCGCCGACTTCGCCGTCGTGGTCGGCGAGACCGGTGGCGACGAGTTCGTCGCGGCGAACCGCGCGGCCCGCGACGCCGGAACGCCGTGGCTTGCGGTCGAACTCGGCGGCGTCGGCGGACACGCGATAGCGAACGTGGACGCCGCGGTCTCCGGATTCGCACCCGCAACCGCCTGCTGGCAGTGCCTGCGGACCCGAGTCGCGGCCAACCGCGGCGACGAGACCGGGCGTAGCGACGGAGACGGGAGCGGCGTCGAAATTACTGCGGCCAGCGCGCGCTACGCGGGCGCGCTCGCCGGACGCGAGACCGCGACGTTGCTCTCCGGCGGCGAGTCCGCCGCCCTCGGCGGCGTCGTGGAGGTGCCCCACGCCGAGCGAACTCTCCTCCCCGTGCCGGGGTGTGACGTCTGCGGCGAGACGTCGAGCGGTGACCCGGGGAGCGACTCCGACATCCACCGCGAGTACGCCGCGACCGAACTGGAGGACGCCCTCTCGCGGGCCGAGCAGGCCGTGGACGAGCGCGTCGGCGTCGTCTCCTCAATCGGCGAGGCGGAGTCGTTCCCGACGCCATACTACCTCGCGGAACTGGCCGACACGACGGGGTTCAGCGACGCGCAGGCCGCCGAGCGGGCCGCCGGCGTCTCCGACGACTGGAACGAGGCGCTGATGAAGGCGCTCGGCGAGGCGCTTGAACGCTACGCCGCGGGAGTTTACCGGACCGCGGCGTTCGAGACCGCTCGCCCGGCCGACCTCGACTCGGCGGTCGGTCCGGCGGCGTTCGTCGGTCCCGACGGGTGGTCGAATCCCACGGCCGACGACAGCATCGCGTGGGTCGAAGGCGAGAACCTCCGGACGGGCGAACCGACGCGCCTCCCGGCCGAGTTCGTCCACTTCCCGCCGCCGGAGGTCCGGTACAAGCCGTCCATCACGACCGGTCTGGGTCTGGGTAGTTCGACCGTCGAGGCCCTGCTCTCGGGTCTCTACGAGGTGCTGGAGCGCGACGCCACGATGTTGGCGTGGTACTCCACGTTCGAACCGCTGGAACTCGCGGTCGAGAGCGAGCAGTTCGAGACGCTGCGGTCGCGAGCACGCGCGGAGAATCTCGACGTGACGGCGCTGCTGGTCACGCAGGACGTGGACGTGCCGGTTGTCGCCGTCGCGGTGCATCGGGACGGCGAGTGGCCGCGGTTCGCGGTCGGGTCCGACGCCGACCTCGACCCGGACGCCGCGGCCGGCAGCGCGCTGGCCGAGGCGCTCCAGAACTGGATGGAACTCCGGTCGATGGGCGAGGACGACGCGGCCGACGCCGACGGCGCTATCGGCCGGTACGCCGACTTCCCGGAGGCGGCCCGCGAGTTCGTCGCGACCGACACCGCGATTCCCAGTGCGAGCGTCGGCCCGTCGGACCTCCCCGCGGGCGCGGCCGAACTCGACGCCGTTCTCGACCGCCTCGTCGACGCCGACCTGTCGGCCTACGCCGCGCGTCTGACCACCCGAGACGTCGAGCAGTTGGAGTTCGAGGCGGTCCGCGTGCTGGTCCCCGAGGCCCAACCGCTGTTCACCGGTGAGACCTTCTTCGGCGAGCGCGCCCGGAGGGTCCCCGCGGAGATGGGCTTCGAGTTCCGTCCCGACCGCGACCTCCATCCCTACCCCTGA
- a CDS encoding DUF309 domain-containing protein produces MDEHTRDESVGPPRTGSPTGWLPAEGHWRHDTLRRATAHGVRLFNAGEFHESHDCFEDAWYNYGSGTTESKFCHGMVQVAAGAYKHFDFEDDGGMRSLFDTALQYLHGVPRDYYGVNVLDVRETMTRALDDPSVLEGWQIELDGRTPTADDSDFAYAESLE; encoded by the coding sequence ATGGACGAACACACCCGCGACGAGTCGGTCGGGCCGCCCAGAACGGGGAGTCCGACGGGGTGGCTTCCGGCGGAGGGTCACTGGCGACACGACACGCTCCGACGCGCGACGGCCCACGGCGTGCGCCTGTTCAACGCCGGGGAGTTCCACGAGTCTCACGACTGCTTCGAGGACGCGTGGTACAACTACGGCAGCGGCACCACCGAGTCGAAGTTCTGCCACGGGATGGTGCAGGTCGCGGCGGGCGCGTACAAGCACTTCGACTTCGAGGACGACGGCGGGATGCGGTCGCTGTTCGACACCGCGCTCCAGTACCTCCACGGCGTTCCCCGGGATTACTACGGCGTGAACGTACTGGACGTGCGCGAGACGATGACGCGAGCGCTCGACGACCCCTCGGTGCTGGAGGGGTGGCAGATAGAACTCGACGGGCGAACCCCGACCGCAGACGACTCGGACTTCGCCTACGCCGAGTCCTTGGAGTGA
- a CDS encoding PHP domain-containing protein → MSVVHDYHVHSNYSDGTQMPRMLDAAADAGLRGVGFADHCNVAEREGLQREKREYGINLDRTYPLRREAIESLREQYDLRIFDAVELDYDPRDEGDIASFLDEADFDYAVGSVHRVAGTNVQRSAPFADQSERERRAFVDDYYERLADLVESELFAVAAHVDLPERTPELRGYTTADHHELVADAFRGSRTVPELNAGRVLRDYGEYHPASDFRAALRERGVAFVAGSDSHEPDEIRNRKRALEDHFAEREAEPVQLFD, encoded by the coding sequence GTGTCCGTCGTCCACGACTATCACGTCCACTCGAACTACTCGGACGGTACGCAGATGCCGCGGATGCTCGACGCCGCCGCCGACGCCGGTCTGCGTGGGGTCGGGTTCGCCGACCACTGTAACGTCGCCGAACGCGAGGGCCTCCAGCGCGAGAAGCGCGAGTACGGCATCAACCTCGACCGGACCTATCCGCTCCGGCGGGAGGCCATCGAATCGCTCCGCGAGCAGTACGACCTCCGAATCTTCGATGCGGTAGAACTCGACTACGACCCCCGCGACGAGGGCGACATCGCGTCGTTTCTGGACGAGGCCGACTTCGACTACGCCGTCGGGAGCGTCCACCGCGTGGCGGGGACCAACGTCCAACGGAGCGCACCCTTCGCCGACCAGTCCGAGCGCGAGCGCCGGGCGTTCGTCGACGACTACTACGAGCGACTCGCCGACCTCGTCGAGTCGGAACTGTTCGCCGTCGCGGCCCACGTGGACCTCCCCGAGCGAACGCCCGAACTCCGAGGGTACACCACCGCGGACCACCACGAACTCGTCGCCGACGCCTTCCGCGGGTCGCGGACGGTGCCCGAACTCAACGCCGGGCGCGTCCTCCGAGACTACGGCGAGTACCATCCCGCGTCCGACTTCCGGGCGGCGCTCCGGGAGCGCGGCGTGGCGTTCGTCGCGGGGTCGGACTCGCACGAACCCGACGAGATTCGGAACCGGAAGCGGGCGTTGGAGGACCACTTCGCCGAGCGCGAAGCAGAACCCGTGCAGTTGTTCGACTGA
- a CDS encoding zf-TFIIB domain-containing protein: MTSEYELDCANCGTSLTRREVPAETLGFGALDSLEVAECPDCGGRYFPETTLERLET; the protein is encoded by the coding sequence ATGACTTCTGAATACGAACTCGACTGTGCGAACTGCGGAACGTCGCTGACTCGTCGAGAGGTCCCCGCGGAGACGCTCGGGTTCGGCGCGCTGGATTCGCTGGAGGTTGCGGAGTGTCCCGACTGCGGCGGGCGATACTTCCCCGAGACCACGCTGGAACGACTGGAAACGTAG
- a CDS encoding Lrp/AsnC family transcriptional regulator: MELDDTDREILEALQEDARTPFSEIARRIDMSSATVHDRVNRMEDAGVIEGYHAKVDPKALDYGISAVVGLQVEQGQEQDTLGRLEDVPGVQEVHLTTGSWDVLMRVYARDADRLRELMFDNIAQMDGFARSQTMVILGTPYETEELPIDGSEV, from the coding sequence ATGGAACTCGATGATACCGACCGCGAAATCTTAGAAGCCTTACAGGAAGACGCGAGAACGCCGTTCAGCGAAATCGCGCGCCGCATCGACATGTCGAGCGCGACCGTCCACGACCGCGTGAACCGGATGGAAGACGCGGGCGTCATCGAGGGGTATCACGCGAAGGTGGACCCAAAGGCGCTCGACTACGGCATCTCGGCGGTCGTCGGTCTGCAGGTCGAGCAGGGCCAAGAACAGGACACTCTCGGCCGACTCGAAGACGTCCCGGGCGTGCAGGAGGTCCACCTCACGACCGGGTCGTGGGACGTGCTGATGCGGGTGTACGCCCGGGACGCCGACCGGCTCCGCGAACTCATGTTCGACAACATCGCGCAGATGGACGGGTTCGCCCGGTCCCAGACCATGGTCATTCTGGGCACGCCCTACGAGACCGAGGAACTTCCCATCGACGGGAGCGAGGTCTGA
- the tbsP gene encoding transcriptional regulator TbsP, with product METESNLLDQEIAEILRTVIDEAPDTLLVVNPSRNAIEELINVATEYEGDLPELRMLAQSGTLKDVMEDFIVASNAADLIDAGSLSLRTTDEVPSNSLLVTDEVVIALVTADDRVGGLTSDDDEFVSEAYDSYSAQFESADEFSLRTPPLSRVRDTLGEEISPEAQQDFDEVLSSMETARGDGNGLDEVTISLLVAAKNEALLYDISKWGEDVGIASKATFSRTKTKLEDMGLIGTEKVPIDVGRPRLRLKLANDDLRNAETDQLASAAQSLLH from the coding sequence ATGGAGACCGAATCGAATTTACTCGACCAAGAAATCGCCGAAATCCTTCGGACAGTTATCGACGAAGCGCCGGACACGCTGCTCGTGGTCAATCCGTCGCGAAACGCCATCGAGGAGCTAATCAACGTCGCCACCGAGTACGAGGGCGACCTGCCCGAACTGCGCATGCTCGCGCAGTCGGGGACCCTGAAAGACGTGATGGAAGACTTCATCGTCGCCAGTAACGCGGCCGACCTCATCGACGCCGGGTCGCTGTCGCTGCGCACGACCGACGAGGTCCCGAGCAACTCCCTGCTCGTCACCGACGAAGTCGTCATCGCGCTCGTGACCGCCGACGACCGCGTGGGCGGTCTGACCTCCGACGACGACGAGTTCGTCTCGGAGGCGTACGACTCCTACTCCGCGCAGTTCGAGTCGGCCGACGAGTTCTCGCTGCGCACGCCGCCGCTCTCGCGCGTCCGCGACACGCTCGGCGAGGAAATCAGTCCCGAGGCCCAGCAGGACTTCGACGAGGTGCTGTCCTCGATGGAGACCGCCCGTGGCGACGGCAACGGACTCGACGAAGTGACCATCAGCCTGCTCGTGGCCGCGAAGAACGAGGCCCTGCTGTACGACATCAGCAAGTGGGGCGAAGACGTCGGTATCGCCAGCAAGGCGACGTTCTCGCGCACGAAGACCAAGCTCGAAGACATGGGTCTCATCGGCACCGAGAAGGTCCCCATCGACGTGGGTCGTCCGCGCCTGCGCCTGAAACTGGCTAACGACGACCTCCGTAACGCCGAGACCGACCAGCTCGCGAGCGCGGCCCAGAGCCTGCTTCACTGA
- a CDS encoding MBL fold metallo-hydrolase: MNVTYLESAAILVEDEHTKVLCDPWLVDGAYYGSWAHYPDPDFEPEDFDDVDYIYISHIHPDHFDPATLERMDSDIPVLVHDYRWDYLKNAIEDLGFEVTELPHGERTHLGDGMHINVLAADGCDPELCGNFFGCSWYDEKADETGSTQVDSMAVIDNGEFTLVNTNDCPYPIAESSCRKIKRDYGDIDMLCHQYSAAQFYPQAVTNYDHERKIRERDRVIREKHELALDFLDLFEPDYYMPFAGEYVLAGDLAHLNEYTANPPREQAKAFFETHAPDDSECVFLNSGEHVSLASGEKSAEFEPVDQQAKREYVEEVLAEREFDYETDPIPTLGELLSYVPYAYRNLADKREQIGFTSDTTVLLPLVGDVFLELSMDGSGYRFVADADTDDYDGWVKLDVDPRLLKRLFEGPHSAYWADAKIGSHVGISKEPDVYERGLYNCLGSFHAHGYDVEPTDSIRVRDGTESGTETTDAARGSGSQAGATPDDATPAASDGESATCADCGASLDTDSDRHVRHARSDADGRTANDGGAVVFCIDCGVAKLNDDVAPDGEGGGDSAGDREAAE; encoded by the coding sequence ATGAACGTCACGTATCTCGAGTCTGCCGCCATCCTCGTCGAGGACGAACACACCAAAGTCCTGTGCGACCCGTGGCTCGTGGACGGGGCCTACTACGGGTCGTGGGCGCACTACCCCGACCCCGACTTCGAACCCGAGGACTTCGACGACGTGGACTACATCTACATCTCCCACATCCACCCGGACCACTTCGACCCCGCGACGCTGGAGCGAATGGACTCGGACATCCCGGTCCTCGTCCACGACTATCGGTGGGACTACCTCAAGAACGCCATCGAGGACCTCGGTTTCGAGGTGACCGAACTCCCCCACGGCGAGCGCACTCACCTCGGCGACGGCATGCACATCAACGTCCTCGCGGCCGACGGTTGCGACCCGGAACTCTGCGGCAACTTCTTCGGTTGTTCGTGGTACGACGAGAAGGCCGACGAGACCGGGTCCACGCAGGTCGATTCCATGGCGGTCATCGACAACGGCGAGTTCACGCTGGTCAACACCAACGACTGCCCCTACCCCATCGCCGAGTCGAGTTGCCGGAAGATAAAGCGCGACTACGGCGACATCGACATGCTGTGTCACCAGTACAGCGCGGCCCAGTTCTATCCGCAGGCCGTGACCAACTACGACCACGAGCGGAAGATTCGCGAGCGCGACCGAGTGATTCGCGAGAAACACGAGTTGGCGCTCGACTTCCTCGACCTCTTCGAACCGGACTACTACATGCCCTTCGCGGGCGAGTACGTGCTGGCGGGCGACCTCGCGCACCTCAACGAGTACACCGCGAACCCGCCGCGCGAGCAGGCCAAGGCGTTCTTCGAGACCCACGCCCCCGACGACTCAGAGTGCGTCTTCCTCAACTCGGGCGAACACGTCAGCCTCGCGTCCGGCGAGAAGTCCGCCGAGTTCGAACCCGTGGACCAGCAGGCCAAGCGCGAGTACGTCGAGGAGGTGCTGGCCGAACGCGAGTTCGACTACGAGACCGACCCGATACCGACGCTCGGGGAACTGCTGTCGTACGTCCCCTACGCCTATCGGAATCTGGCGGACAAGCGGGAGCAAATCGGCTTCACCAGCGATACCACGGTCCTCCTCCCGCTGGTCGGGGACGTGTTCCTCGAACTCTCGATGGACGGGTCGGGCTATCGCTTCGTCGCGGACGCCGACACCGACGACTACGACGGGTGGGTGAAACTCGACGTGGACCCGCGCCTGCTGAAACGCCTGTTCGAGGGACCCCACAGCGCCTACTGGGCCGACGCCAAAATCGGCTCTCACGTCGGCATCAGCAAGGAACCCGACGTCTACGAGCGCGGTCTCTACAACTGCCTCGGGTCGTTCCACGCCCACGGCTACGACGTGGAACCGACCGACTCCATTCGGGTCCGCGACGGAACTGAGTCCGGGACGGAAACGACTGACGCGGCGCGGGGCAGTGGGAGTCAGGCCGGCGCGACGCCCGACGATGCGACCCCGGCCGCGAGCGACGGGGAGTCGGCGACCTGTGCCGACTGCGGCGCGTCGCTGGACACCGACTCGGACCGCCACGTTCGACACGCCCGGTCGGACGCCGACGGCCGGACCGCCAACGACGGCGGTGCGGTGGTGTTCTGCATCGACTGCGGCGTGGCGAAACTCAACGACGACGTAGCGCCGGACGGCGAGGGGGGAGGCGACTCGGCCGGTGACCGCGAGGCGGCGGAGTAG
- a CDS encoding helix-turn-helix domain-containing protein, which yields MSFVAEFSVRYPILREARACVPDMELETEDVRPTPDGGQRFVFWASGDDFEAFESGVETDTTATDYSVLGDHGERRLYRVTLSESAGERTTHSVAAKHDIVFLDVTADSDETRIRARVPDRDALFAFRDACRERDLAFRLVGIYDGEGETADGRQYGVTASQREALVHALDAGYFDVPRRTTLSELADDLGISDQALSARLRRGQTSLVRGTLGGRNDT from the coding sequence ATGAGTTTCGTGGCGGAGTTCTCGGTCCGCTACCCGATACTGCGCGAGGCGAGAGCGTGCGTGCCAGACATGGAACTGGAGACCGAGGACGTTCGACCGACGCCCGACGGCGGCCAGCGGTTCGTCTTCTGGGCGAGCGGCGACGACTTCGAGGCGTTCGAGTCGGGCGTCGAAACGGACACGACCGCCACGGACTACAGCGTACTCGGGGACCACGGAGAGCGACGACTCTACCGCGTGACCCTCTCGGAGTCCGCCGGCGAGCGAACGACGCACTCGGTCGCCGCGAAACACGACATCGTGTTCCTCGACGTGACCGCCGACAGCGACGAGACTCGAATTCGTGCACGCGTTCCGGACAGAGACGCGCTGTTCGCCTTTCGAGACGCCTGTCGGGAGCGGGACCTCGCGTTCCGGCTCGTGGGCATCTACGACGGGGAGGGGGAGACCGCCGACGGACGGCAGTACGGCGTCACTGCCTCCCAACGGGAAGCGCTCGTCCACGCGCTGGACGCCGGATACTTCGACGTGCCGCGCCGGACGACGCTGTCGGAACTGGCCGACGACCTCGGTATCTCCGACCAAGCGCTGTCGGCGCGACTCCGGCGCGGGCAGACGAGTCTCGTCAGAGGTACGCTCGGGGGTCGGAACGACACTTAA
- a CDS encoding HalOD1 output domain-containing protein has protein sequence MGEREDSVGVSTDELRYRADPSETASEAVVSAITAVVRDTEFERTDDVTSLPPLYDAVDADAMNQLFDPPWNEGDAELSITFVYAGYRVHIDDTGLVVVTDCDDRN, from the coding sequence ATGGGAGAGCGCGAGGACTCGGTTGGCGTCTCGACCGACGAACTCCGGTATCGGGCCGACCCCAGCGAGACCGCGAGCGAAGCGGTCGTCTCGGCCATCACGGCGGTCGTTCGGGACACCGAATTCGAGCGAACCGACGACGTGACTTCCCTGCCGCCGCTCTACGACGCCGTAGACGCGGACGCGATGAACCAACTGTTCGACCCGCCGTGGAACGAGGGGGACGCCGAACTCTCTATTACGTTCGTCTACGCGGGCTACCGCGTACACATCGACGACACCGGACTGGTGGTCGTCACAGATTGCGACGACCGGAACTGA
- the glyA gene encoding serine hydroxymethyltransferase, producing the protein MKYDRVRGVDPEVADALEAEVERQRDTLAMIASENHVSEAVMEAQGSALTNKYAEGYPGSRYYAGCEHADTIESLAVERAKELWGAEYVNVQPHSGSQANMGVYLAMLEPGDKILSLDLTHGGHLSHGHPANFAGQVYEVEQYEVDAETGYIDYDALREQAEEFDPDIIVSGYSAYPREVEWETIQEAADAVDAYHMADIAHITGLVAAGVHSSPVGIADFVTGSTHKTIRAGRGGIIMADEEYADDIDSAVFPGAQGGPLMHNIAGKAVGFGEALEPEFEEYAEQTVENAKALGESLSEHGFSLVSGGTDNHLVLVDLRESHPDVTGGDAEEALEDVGIVLNGNTVPGETRSAFNPSGIRAGTPALTTRGFDEEDCRYVGDLIARVIDNLDDEDVKAEVAEDVQELCDANPLYE; encoded by the coding sequence ATGAAGTACGACCGCGTCCGCGGAGTTGACCCCGAAGTCGCAGACGCCCTCGAAGCCGAGGTAGAGCGCCAGCGCGACACGCTCGCGATGATAGCCAGCGAGAACCACGTGAGCGAGGCCGTGATGGAGGCGCAGGGGAGCGCCCTCACCAACAAGTACGCCGAGGGGTACCCGGGGTCGCGCTACTACGCGGGCTGTGAACACGCCGACACCATCGAATCGCTCGCCGTCGAGCGCGCGAAGGAACTCTGGGGTGCCGAGTACGTGAACGTCCAACCCCACAGCGGGTCGCAGGCGAACATGGGCGTCTACCTCGCTATGCTCGAACCCGGCGACAAGATACTCTCGCTGGACCTGACTCACGGCGGCCACCTCAGTCACGGCCACCCGGCCAACTTCGCCGGACAGGTGTACGAGGTCGAGCAGTACGAGGTGGACGCCGAGACGGGGTACATCGACTACGACGCCCTCCGCGAACAGGCCGAGGAGTTCGACCCCGACATCATCGTCTCGGGGTACTCGGCGTACCCCCGCGAAGTCGAGTGGGAGACGATTCAGGAGGCGGCCGACGCCGTGGACGCCTACCACATGGCCGACATCGCCCACATCACGGGACTCGTCGCCGCCGGGGTCCACTCCTCGCCCGTCGGCATCGCCGACTTCGTCACCGGTTCGACCCACAAGACGATTCGTGCCGGACGGGGCGGCATCATCATGGCCGACGAGGAGTACGCCGACGACATCGACTCGGCCGTCTTCCCCGGCGCGCAGGGCGGTCCCCTCATGCACAACATCGCGGGCAAGGCCGTCGGGTTCGGCGAGGCGCTCGAACCCGAGTTCGAGGAGTACGCCGAACAGACCGTCGAGAACGCGAAGGCGCTGGGTGAGTCCCTCTCCGAACACGGGTTCAGTCTCGTCTCCGGCGGGACCGACAACCACCTCGTGCTGGTGGACCTCCGGGAGTCCCACCCCGACGTCACGGGCGGCGACGCCGAGGAAGCCCTCGAAGACGTCGGTATCGTCCTCAACGGCAACACCGTCCCGGGCGAGACACGGTCGGCGTTCAACCCCAGCGGCATCCGCGCTGGCACGCCCGCGCTCACGACGCGCGGATTCGACGAGGAGGACTGCAGGTACGTCGGCGACCTCATCGCGCGCGTCATCGACAATCTGGACGACGAGGACGTGAAGGCCGAAGTCGCCGAGGACGTGCAGGAACTCTGCGACGCGAACCCCCTGTACGAGTGA
- a CDS encoding DUF63 family protein encodes MGTATESMDTERLWGGTVAALFVALVGGALVFPERVYYGFVWHYFWGPVVADAKSAQCAVYADGSVSFLSDAAACRAAAEPVAYPGYTLVSEVGYALTMLLALLGVVFMLRRLDVGRDRGLFYALFPYMLFGGALRVLEDAFDGLSAADAAISFPWNTLIISPVIYFTMFAITLAALLASVWLRDSGATESYYYPLAGVGTGLLAATLGYLSVLAFTTDNVSFHPQITAVVLVGATLVTWLTWETVERYAPEVNRGTGQMGLVVIWAHAVDGVANVVGIDWARELGLPADLVPKHPVNRALIGVGEQFPEPVIQLVGTAWPFLVVKIVAAVFVVWVFDEQIFEESPRYAILLLVAIVAVGLGPGTRDMLRATFGI; translated from the coding sequence ATGGGCACCGCAACCGAGAGTATGGACACGGAACGCCTCTGGGGCGGGACGGTCGCGGCGCTGTTCGTCGCGCTGGTCGGCGGCGCACTCGTCTTCCCGGAGCGCGTCTACTACGGATTCGTCTGGCACTACTTCTGGGGGCCGGTCGTCGCAGACGCCAAGAGCGCCCAGTGCGCGGTCTACGCCGACGGTTCGGTGTCGTTCCTCAGTGACGCGGCGGCGTGTCGGGCCGCGGCCGAACCGGTCGCCTACCCCGGGTACACGCTGGTCTCGGAGGTCGGCTACGCGCTCACGATGCTGCTCGCGCTGCTGGGCGTGGTCTTCATGCTCCGGCGACTCGACGTCGGACGGGACCGCGGCCTGTTCTACGCGCTGTTCCCCTACATGCTGTTCGGCGGGGCGCTGCGCGTCCTCGAAGACGCCTTCGACGGCCTGTCGGCCGCCGACGCCGCCATCTCGTTCCCGTGGAACACCCTCATCATCAGCCCGGTCATCTACTTCACGATGTTCGCCATCACGCTGGCCGCCCTGCTCGCGAGCGTCTGGCTCCGGGACTCGGGCGCGACCGAGAGCTACTACTACCCGCTGGCGGGCGTCGGCACGGGCCTGCTCGCGGCGACGCTCGGCTATCTGAGCGTCCTCGCGTTCACCACCGACAACGTGAGTTTCCACCCGCAGATAACGGCCGTCGTCCTCGTCGGTGCGACGCTGGTCACGTGGCTCACGTGGGAGACCGTCGAGCGCTACGCGCCCGAGGTCAACCGCGGAACGGGCCAGATGGGTCTGGTCGTCATCTGGGCGCACGCCGTAGACGGCGTGGCCAACGTCGTCGGCATCGATTGGGCGAGGGAACTCGGTCTCCCGGCCGACCTCGTGCCGAAACACCCCGTGAACCGCGCGCTCATCGGCGTCGGCGAGCAGTTCCCCGAACCGGTCATCCAACTCGTCGGCACCGCGTGGCCTTTCCTCGTGGTGAAAATCGTGGCCGCGGTGTTCGTGGTCTGGGTGTTCGACGAGCAGATATTCGAGGAGAGTCCGCGCTACGCCATCCTGTTACTCGTCGCCATCGTCGCGGTCGGTCTCGGTCCGGGCACGCGCGACATGCTCCGGGCGACGTTCGGCATCTGA